In Lacerta agilis isolate rLacAgi1 chromosome 1, rLacAgi1.pri, whole genome shotgun sequence, the following proteins share a genomic window:
- the ANKRD13D gene encoding ankyrin repeat domain-containing protein 13D, whose amino-acid sequence MARITDAFPLHLLVWHNRHQALDSELRKGQHDIEMLDPRGRTPLELAVCLGNLESVRVLLRHNACVGQENANGWTVLQEAVSTGDPEMVQLVLQYRDYQRATQRLGGIPELLNKLRRAPDFYVEMKWEFTSWVPLVSKICPSDVYRVWKRGENLRVDTTLLGFEHMTWQRGRRSYIFKGEDENAVVMEVDHDKQVVYTETLSLALHEPELMLAAMQPSEEHVASRLTSPIVSTHLDTKNIAFERNKSGIWGWRSEKMENISGYEAKVYSASNVELVTKTRTEHLSDQDKTRNKGSKTPFQSFLGIAQQHAAQNGAPVLQSASPTNPTSITPEEYFDPNFNLESRNIGRPIEMSNKVQRFKATLWLCEDHPLSLVEQVTPIIDLMAISNAHFAKLRDFITLKLPPGFPVKIEIPLFHVLNARITFSNLCGCDEPLSSVRICTPTHTPESTEEPTAGAEAANNTKVYPFPCEVDPSVFEVPQGYTMLGAGRTEPMRDEDDDLLQFAIQQSLLDAGTETDQVTIWEALTNTRPGSNPPSYDEELQLERAIQESMFLQAGPGLSPVESGGGNGGAPPPESSPPLSTNGGGSSALPPPYPSFDEQLRLAMELSSREQEERERQRREEDEELQRILQLSLTEK is encoded by the exons ATGGCCCGCATCACAGACGCCTTCCCCCTGCACCTGCTCGTCTGGCACAACCGGCACCAGGCGCTGGACAGCGAGCTGCGCAAGGGACAG CACGATATTGAGATGCTGGACCCACGAGGCCGAACGCCCCTGGAGCTGGCCGTGTGCCTGGGGAACCTGGAATCCGTCCGGGTGCTGTTGCGACACAATGCCTGTGTGGGCCAGGAGAATGCCAATGGCTGGACAG tcctgcaggaggcagtaagCACAGGAGACCCAGAGATGGTGCAGCTGGTGCTACAATATCGCGATTACCAGCGGGCCACACAGCGCCTAGGCGGCATCCCAGAATTACTCAACAAACTGCGCAGA GCTCCTGATTTCTACGTGGAGATGAAGTGGGAGTTTACCAGCTGGG TGCCCCTGGTCTCCAAGATATGCCCAAGTGACGTGTACCGGGTGTGGAAGCGTGGGGAAAACTTGCGGGTTGACACCACCTTGCTGGGCTTTGAGCACATGACCTGGCAGCGGGGCCGCCGCAGCTACATCTTTAAAGGCGAAG ATGAGAATGCTGTGGTGATGGAGGTTGACCACGACAAGCAGGTGGTGTACACTGAAACGTTGTCTCTAGCCTTGCATGAGCCGGAGCTGATGCTGGCTGCCATGCAGCCTTCCGAGGAGCACGTGGCCAGCCGGCTCACTTCGCCCATCGTCTCCACCCACCTGGATACCAAGAACATTGCCTTTGAGCG GAACAAGTCTGGCATCTGGGGCTGGCGCTCTGAGAAGATGGAAAACATCAGCGGCTATGAAGCCAAG GTTTACAGTGCCAGCAATGTGGAGCTTGTCACCAAAACCCGTACTGAGCACCTGTCAGACCAGGACAAGACACGCAACAAAG GTTCTAAGACTCCATTCCAGTCCTTCCTGGGAATCGCCCAGCAGCATGCTGCCCAGAATGGG GCCCCTGTGCTGCAGTCAGCCAGCCCAACCAACCCAACATCTATTACCCCTGAGGAATACTTTGACCCCAACTTCAACCTGGAGTCCCGCAATATTGGCCGCCCTATTGAGATGTCCAACAAGGTGCAGAG GTTCAAGGCCACTCTGTGGCTCTGCGAGGACCATCCCCTCTCCCTGGTGGAGCAGGTGACGCCCATAATTGACCTGATGGCAATCAGCAACGCCCACTTTGCCAAGCTGCGTGACTTCATCACCCTCAAGTTACCTCCTGGCTTCCCTGTCAAAATCG aAATCCCCCTCTTCCACGTGCTGAATGCCCGGATCACTTTTAGTAACTTGTGCGGCTGTGATGAGCCGCTGAGCTCAGTGCGAATCTGTactcccacccacaccccagaGAGCACTGAGGAGCCGACTGCTGGGGCAGAGGCAGCCAACAACACCAAAG tgTACCCTTTCCCCTGTGAGGTGGACCCATCAGTATTTGAGGTGCCCCAGGGCTACACAATGTTGGGTGCAGGCCGTACAGAGCCCATGCGGGACGAGGATGATGACCTGCTCCAGTTCGCCATTCAGCAGAGCCTCCTGGATGCTGGCACAGAGACAGACCAG GTGACCATCTGGGAAGCTCTGACCAACACACGGCCAGGATCCAATCCTCCGTCCTATGATGAGGAGCTACAGCTGGAACG GGCTATCCAGGAGAGCATGTTCCTTCAGGCGGGGCCAGGCCTGAGCCCAGTGGAGTCTGGAGGTGGCAACGGTGGTGCTCCTCCTCCCGAGAGCAGCCCACCTCTCAGCACCAATGGGGGTGGCTCCTCGGCCTTGCCCCCGCCCTACCCCAGCTTTGACGAGCAGCTGCGCTTGGCCATGGAGCTGTCTTCaagggagcaggaggagagggagcgCCAACGCCGCGAGGAGGACGAGGAGCTGCAGCGCATCCTCCAGCTCTCTCTGACGGAGAAGTAG